Proteins co-encoded in one Pleurodeles waltl isolate 20211129_DDA chromosome 2_2, aPleWal1.hap1.20221129, whole genome shotgun sequence genomic window:
- the KCNS2 gene encoding potassium voltage-gated channel subfamily S member 2, with amino-acid sequence MGLCAGALPAHLRSRAPEAWEVPWMARYNVFSEYASSYSMTAQSISHVTEEDLEDISINVGGFKKKLSSDTLLRFPDTRLGRLLNCHSKESILELCDDYDDNKKEFYFDRNPELFPYVLHFYNTGKLHVMGELCVFSFSQEIEYWGINEFFIDSCCSYSYHGRKMDPDPTQWEDKSDQESTTTSSFDEILAFYHDAAKFDRQPLGNFRRRLWLALDNPGYSVLSRIFSVLSIVVVLGSIVTMCLNSLSDFQITLSNGEKDEDPRFEIVEQFGIAWFTFELVARFAVAPDLVAFFKHPLNIIDLMSIAPFYITLVVNLVVESSPALANLGRVAQVLRLMRIFRILKLARHSTGLRSLGATLKYSYKEVGLLLLYLSVGISIFSVVAYTIEKEDNDSLATIPACWWWATVSMTTVGYGDVVPGSIAGKLTASACILAGILVVVLPITLIFNKFSHFYRRQRQLESAMRSCDFDEGIKEVPLVNLRDYYAHKVKTLMASLTNMSRSSQSEQSLNDSID; translated from the exons ATGGGCTTATGCGCGGGCGCCCTGCCGGCTCACCTGAGGAGCAGAGCCCCGGAGGCTTGGGAAGTTCCGTGGATGGCACG GTACAATGTATTTTCGGAATATGCCAGTAGTTACAGCATGACAGCCCAAAGCATCAGCCACGTGACCGAGGAGGATTTGGAGGACATCAGCATTAACGTTGGAGGTTTCAAGAAGAAGCTCAGCTCAGACACGCTCCTGCGGTTTCCAGACACCCGGCTGGGACGACTGCTGAACTGCCACTCCAAGGAGTCAATCCTGGAGCTTTGTGATGACTACGATGACAACAAGAAAGAGTTTTACTTCGACAGGAACCCTGAACTTTTCCCGTATGTATTGCATTTCTACAACACGGGGAAGCTGCACGTCATGGGGGAGCTATGCGTCTTCTCCTTCAGCCAGGAGATTGAATACTGGGGGATCAATGAGTTCTTCATCGACTCCTGCTGCAGCTACAGCTACCATGGGAGGAAGATGGATCCGGACCCTACTCAGTGGGAGGACAAGAGTGACCAGGAAAGCACGACCACCTCTTCCTTCGACGAGATCCTTGCCTTTTACCACGATGCTGCTAAATTCGACAGGCAGCCTCTGGGTAACTTCAGGCGGCGTCTGTGGCTGGCTCTAGACAACCCAGGCTACTCGGTTCTGAGCAGGATCTTCAGCGTGCTATCCATTGTGGTGGTCCTGGGGTCTATAGTCACCATGTGCCTGAATAGCCTGTCGGACTTCCAGATCACACTGAGCAACGGTGAGAAGGATGAGGATCCCCGCTTTGAGATAGTGGAGCAATTTGGAATAGCCTGGTTCACCTTCGAGCTGGTCGCCAGGTTTGCAGTCGCCCCCGACCTGGTGGCATTCTTCAAACATCCGCTGAACATCATTGACCTTATGTCCATTGCACCATTCTATATCACTTTAGTTGTGAATCTGGTGGTGGAAAGCAGCCCAGCCTTAGCTAATTTGGGCAGAGTAGCTCAAGTCCTGAGGCTAATGAGGATCTTTCGCATCCTAAAGCTTGCAAGACATTCAACAGGCCTCAGGTCTCTGGGGGCCACCCTGAAGTACAGCTATAAAGAAGTGGGGCTCCTCTTGCTCTACCTCTCAGTTGGCATCTCCATCTTCTCCGTGGTGGCTTACACTATCGAAAAGGAGGACAATGACAGTCTGGCCACTATCCCGGCCTGCTGGTGGTGGGCCACTGTCAGCATGACTACAGTTGGCTATGGAGATGTGGTTCCGGGGTCAATAGCGGGGAAGCTGACAGCCTCTGCTTGCATTTTGGCTGGGATCTTGGTGGTGGTCCTTCCTATAACTCTCATCTTCAATAAGTTCTCTCACTTCTACCGGCGGCAGCGGCAGCTGGAGAGCGCCATGCGGAGCTGTGATTTTGATGAGGGGATCAAAGAGGTCCCGCTGGTAAATTTAAGGGATTACTATGCTCATAAGGTGAAGACACTCATGGCAAGCTTGACAAACATGAGCAGGAGCAGTCAAAGCGAACAGAGCCTGAATGACTCAATTGACTAG